Within the Malus sylvestris chromosome 4, drMalSylv7.2, whole genome shotgun sequence genome, the region AAAAAGGAGAACGCGTGCTTAAGTGCAAAATGAAAGCGAAACGAGGTAATATCAAAGCATGTGTAAACTGTTATTCTTGTTGTTCAAGATTATGGTTTCTACCTCAATAGACATAGAATCTGAAATCTTGGTTACAATCGCAGCAATTAATCAGCCTGTAACAGCAAAAAGGGACGTCAATGACACGGAAAATATGCACATATTCAAatgagagggggggggggggggttggggCGGGGGCGGGGAAACAACACGATATTCTTATTAAATGTAGTTAAAGTTTTCATCCACAACAAGATTAAGCATTTAATAAAAGCATGGCTATGGCCATTTACCTTCTCATTTTTCGGTTCAAAAATAGCTTTAACGGACTCATAAACCTCTTCAACAGGCCTTCCAGCATCAATCTGAGAGTGAAAACAACAATGATTCCAACAAACATGCAAGATTATATtgttaaaaaaagtaaaaccaACTGAAGAATTACCTTCCGAACTTTCCCCTTGGAGTTGTAGTACTCTATCACAGGGAGACTAGAATCTTGGAAAACCTTAAACCGCTTCCTTATTGTTTCTATGTTATCATCCTCTCTTCCCTTCATTGGCCCAACAAAAGAAACACAAAACATCACCATAATTAGGTcggaaacaaaaaagagatgAAATCATTATACCAAGACAATATACATATTCCCCTACaagaaaaaaatcacattttttacCTGGTTCCTACCCAAAAGCCGCCTCTCCATCTCTTCATCAGAACAGTCAAAAAACAAGACAAATGAAGGCTCGATTTTAGTCTGCAAAATCATTAACACGGGTTGCCATTGGCTTCAACAAGTAAATAAACCACTATGAAAACTAATCAATCACCAAAAACTGTACTTAAGTCATGAGGAAAGGTTATCCAGAGGGCTCACCACAGCCTCAAATGCAGCACGATTTTCCTCATTACGGGGAAACCCATCAATGAGAAACTTGTCGTTACCATTTTCCAGCATTGCTCGTTCAAGAAGTTTAATTGTTACTTCAGAAGGAACAATCTTTCCTTCCTTAATCATGTTCGAAATCATGGTCCTGTCAACCATTAAAAAAAAGTGTTGTTAAATGAGAAATGTAAAATAATTTTGATGGGCATACAAAGTCGAGAGTAAAGACTAACTTTGCAATCATTTTTCATTGAAAGCGACTTAAAACAAGACACAACAGAAGCAAGCATTCTCAACCGTATCATCAACCTTGCCCCTCAAGTAACGCTACACGACATCTTATGAAAGAGAAACTGTTGGGTGACTGAATCATGGTAACTGGAGATGACTTTTATCATACTCAAGAAGCAGAATGCTACCCTCATCATGTATCCCACTACTATAAAAAGCCAAAAGTAGATTACATAACTATTGAAACTTTGGAAAGATAAATACCATGCAAGCAGATCAAAACTAAAAAGTAAACAATAAGATCACCCGGTGATGACACAGAACAGCACACAGGAAATCAACGCTTATGTACAGCACACAGGAAATCAACGCTTATGTGTGTGATTTTAAGACTTCAATCTGAATTACACTTGGAGTATCTTCTCAATCCCAAGACAAATACTTTTACAGAAAGAGTTGGTTTTCAGTCAATGCTTCAACCTAAAAGGATTGTAGTTTTGAAAATGAACATTGTACAGATTAAAAGAAAGATATGCCATACCCATTTTCAGAGCCAGATTTGATTTCGGCTCTAAGAAGATCGCCAGCACTGAGATGGGTAAACCCAAAGTGCTGAACAATGTTTGCACATTGAGTACCCTTTCCGCTGCCTGGGCCAcctataaaattaaaagaaacaaCTGATAAGAGCATCCATAGGTACCTCACAAGAAAGGAGACTGGCAGCTTTAGTGTAGCTACTGGAATTAAGGAAAAAGCAAAAAACTAAACAGAAAATGTACAAATAAAATACAGCAATGACAACAAACGAGAGGAATGTAAACAAACCTAAGGATCATATCAATAATTAGTCTTCCCATGTCATGAGTAAACTGAAATGAAAACTTAGATAGCCTATCTATCATACTTAAACATCATCTCTTTGACATACAGGACTCTTAAATCATGCACATGTTTTCATTAAACTCttaagcaaaaagaaaagacGGATATTAAAATCATGAGCCAAGATTAGTGGTTCTTATCCCAGGTTGCTAACATCTCAGAAAAACAAGGATGATTAGAATACAACTAGTCCTAGTTCCATAATTTTCTTACCCAAGACAAAAACAACTGTAGGGTTCAGATCAGCTAAGCTTCCATTAGCCTCCTGCAGTAGGATGAATTTCTCAATTTAAGCTTAAAGTAGTATGAAATGAAACAACAAATATTATAGGTGCATATATTGAAATCAGAAAAATAGAATAATGTCCTCTGGGAGTCTGGAGAAGACGAAAATAAAAGCATTTCATTTCTCAGTAAATTTAGCAATATCAACTTAAGTGACAAAGTTTCCAGAAGAAACCATGCATAATTTTAGAAAcctcaataaaaataaaaataaaaataacccAAGATATACCTTCTTTCCGGCATCAACAACTTCACCCATGAGCACCAACTATTTGTCTCTGAATATCCTATCTGCGCAAACCAGAACACTGCAATTACAAAATTTTAGGTAGAGCAAAAAAACCCATGTTTATGCTTGAATGTGCAAAAATAGTTGATATGCTAATAAACTGTCTTGTACACATGGCACATATATGCATGCATTTATacgtataaatatattaattttccaCCACAGCGGTCTGAATGGCCAGTGCCTTGTGCATCACAATTGAACCATAAAACTCCCATTATAGTCCAAACTACCCTTCATAAAGTGACTTTTAACAAGTCTTTTAAACTGTGTGATATATAAAGGCAGGGGCCACATATATCAGAATCCAATTTTAGTCCCATTGTTGTAAAGTTTACTTCTTCAAAGTGAAATAcgaaaattcaacaaaagcaTAGATTTGATTAAAGTGATCAgaaaacttcaaaaaaaaatgtagaaaatatCTCAGAGATAGGACTTTTCCCATCAATAATTAGaaaatcattcaattattcaagGATCCAACATAGACAAACAGTTAGATTAATTCGGATGCAAAAAAGCAGGCAcgcaaggagaaaaaaaaattatgtttcaaTTTAATGCTCAAGCTCCACCAATTCTCATTGCAAGTAAAATGAgcatataaaaaaattcaaaattttactCTCAATCTTTCCCTCCCTTTTTCCTCCGAGATCAATTTGCCACCAATCAGAACTACGTCGAGATCTAACAAAAATTTACGCAATCAGAGACTAGAAAGGCCgaaattcaacaaaacaaaaaacgaaaTTCATCAAATCATGCAACGTGAATAGATGTCAAAGCATCATGGAGACTCAGATCGAGCACTAAACCGAGTAATGCGAGCTGAAAGCCACATAAACACAGTCAACGATGTCAAATGaataaacagaaaagaaaaatctcGAGACTTTCCACTCCCTTCcacgaaaccaaaccaaatagaCACGGATCAAAACCGCATCGATCAGATCCACGCAAAAAATTCACAGCCCGATCAAATGCGAGctcaaaaatcaccaaaaacacaaaatccaATCGATATTAAACAATCCGACGACGTTTACCAGTCAAATCAAGCATTAACAAACACGATGCGGAGCAAAAGAATTTGATTGCAGAAACGCAGATCAAAACCTAATTCCATTGCATCAAATGCTAATCGAAAGCGCGAATTGAGAGGAAGCCATACCTGTGTGCGAATTTTGGTACGAAGATCTGAGCTGCGCTGCGCTGCGTTCTGGGAGCTGTGGTGGCTCTGGTTTTTCTTaaatagaagaagagagagggaggggggGGGCTTTGTTTTGAATGGGAGAAAGGCAAATGACCCTTTGCGCGTTTTCGTCGGTAAGGGTAAAATGGGAATTTCAGAGAGTGGGAAAAAATTTGCGTACGCTCAACGGCTAAAGCCTGCGATTTAAGCTGTGTAGtcaaattttaaagaattttaaaagtGATACATTTAGTGATGTGATATCCATGtatttctttttacttctcatatatttttagaatttttagtCATCGGAttagataaattgaagaagatcaacacacagaaattaacaaatgatatgtgagaagtaaaaaaatatgtgtggatagcacacccctagaTTTAATAGGATTAAAGAGGATTAAAGACTCATACAAAATTCATATGaatttttaaagaatttgaatggattgtgACGGATTGTGATGGAAGGATTTGAAATCCATAGATTAGGTTGAATTCTTTTTAATcttgattatatatatttttggcttttctcataaaatccataacttattaaatttctctaaaatcttaatttttttaataccttatatttggatgaattttaaaaccttttaaaaTCTCTTAATTGACTACGttataattttaaaatcctctcagagttgagtaaattgtacaaatggtccctcaactttaatcaaattggagcaatggtccctcaactaaaaatccattaccattggtccctcaacttatcaaaatgtgtagctatagtcattttcatcaattttgtcaaaattttgtcaaaataagctatgttggaatgaccatttatataattagggtcccttaactcatcaaagtgtataattatggttcttttcatcaactatgtcaaaaaatttgtcaaaacgagttatattggaaggaccattgctacaattggattaaagttaaaggatcatttctccacttgaattaaagttcagggaccaatggtaatggatttttagttgagggaccatagctgcacgttttgataagttgagggaccaaaggtaatggatttttagttgagggaccattgctccaatttgattaaagttaagggaccatttgtacaatttactcctcagagtttgactacacccccttAAACATTCTAACAGCCGAACTGAACGCCGAAACCTACACGGCGATAATGGAGGACTCGAAACCAGCCGGCAAGCTATCGACGTTTTTGGACTCCGGCGTGTACCGGTTCGAAGACTCGACCGCCGTTTTCATCGACCCGGTTCGCGTCCTCAACCGCTCCTACACCCGGTTCAGGGTGTCCCCTTCCGCCTACTACTCCCGCTCATTCAAATCCAAAATTCAAGAGCCTAGGGTTTGTTCGAATTCCAGAAAGCGGAAGCGGAAGGAGAAGAAGCCTCAGAATCTCAATGACAGAGAACGCGCCGCCGATCAACGCCACCAGGTAATCGCACTCTCACTGGCTCAATGCCTCTTTGGTTGATTAGAAAATGTTGTAAGGCTTATTGGTTACTGAGAAAATGTTGGAAAGAGTTTTGTGATTTGTGATTGAAATTCAGATGGAGACTCAGTGTTTGTATGGTTTGTTTGTTGCAGGAAGCAAGACCTTTTTTGCTGAAGGCGCATAAATCTCTACTTAGATCAACTGAGCTTTTAGAGGTTGTGAGCAATTTGAGGGATGATTTCGATAATTCAGCTTCGTCTCCCGGCACTACGCGGTCGCTGGTTGAACTCGGGCGGGTCTGGCAGGCGCCGCTGTATGAGATAACTTTAAATTCGCAATCACATGACAATGCAAGCGAAGATGGAGGTCGGTTTTGTTATtcgaaatttttttcctttgattccttttttttttttggataaaagTTGAAATGTcgcctttttttgttttatcaagATTATTATTAGCTGCTTGTCAGCTGGTGCTTGATTGCTTGATAATTGaaataaattttaatgtaatCGTAAATATTATTTAAAGTTTTGCTCGCCAAACCATTCCACTACATAAGAAAAAATTTGAGTTAGATATTGGAAATGCTCGGCTCATATGGATGCTCATCATCTGTCCTTTCTTCTGTTAGCTATCTCAACTCTTCAATTCGAGTTCTAATtgctataaaaaaaagttatccAATTGAGTTGTGAGTTTGTTCCAGTGGACTATATAAACATGATGATACTATCGTGTTGCGTGTGGTTTGCATATTTCTGGAATGTGAAATGTCTTTGTATTTTTTCAACAGAGAATTGTATCTACTAATCCCAGTGAACTGTACTCTGTTTTCTCAGGTTCCCCTGTCATGGAATACTGTAAACAACGAGCAGTTCCTGTGTTTAACAACTTAGTCGTTAATGAGACCAGTGAAGATGTGGAGGCTGAACTTTTGGGCAGTCGATATATCTTACCTCCAGAGAGTTCCTTCTACATGGTACACTGACATTAGtgacttttttcttttaaacgCACAGATGAACTCCGTAAGGTAGTTTACAATGTTTCTTACATGTTTTGTTTTCTATCATGTGGAAGTCTGATCTGGGGCAGATTCACAATCTAATTCCTGGTAATTCATTCATTTCAAACCCGTATTATCTGCAAAACCTGTTTCTGAATGTGTAAAACAACTTAAGTTCTGTAGGAGTGAATTGCACAAACTAGATGCTTCATACTTAAAGTCTCttgctaggttttttttttttttttttttttttgtattgtttTGTACTGTCAATTGGAAGAAATGTGATGTACACTTACTAGCATGATGATGTCTAGAGTTTGccaatttcatgaatttttgcaaggcaAAGTATTCGTTTAGGTAGAATCATTTTGCAAGTTCACTCTATAGTTGTTATTGTAGCTTAAATTTTGTACTTTTTGTGCAACAGAGTCTGATTGTGGCTTCAATCTTATTGTTGTTGATCCACCATGGGAAAATGGAAGTGCGCGTCAAAAGCTGAGGTAGGCATTCTACCTTATTATGCTTTCTTGCCTAAAGAACCTGCAAGCCTTTTCTAATAACCTACCCAGGCATCTCCTGtattttgaactttttaatGGAATTGAAAGCATACTCACCCTGTAAGAGTGTGCCGCTTACTGTTGTTAAAGAGTAACAAGTGACTTTAAAGGGATGTTAATCCAAGTGACTATTGTAAAATATGTCCTATTGTCTTAATTAACAGATCAACCGATCAACCATGGAAAAAATTCTTAatttatgttattaattttgGTAGTTAAGTTTGTTGAAACATTTTGGAGTTGTAGATGAGTGACTGATGCAGATTTGACATGTAGCATGATCTAGCGTTAATATGGGCTACAAGCTGCTAGGAACTTGTCATTGTTTTCACTATGTGGTTGTCATGTTATTATAGGTACTCAACTTTGCCCAACCGATATTTCTTATCCCTTCCCATCAAGCAATTGTGTCACACAAATGGAGCACTTGTTGCTTTATGGGTGACCAACAGGGAGAAGTTGCGTGGCTTTGTCGAGAAGGAACTTTTTCCTGCATGGGGAGTCGAATATGCTGCTACTTTTTTCTGGTTGAAGGTTCTCAGTTTGGGcgtgtgtttttgttttcatagTGAATAAACTTGGCTATAGTTTAGTGAATTCACTTTGACAAGGTCCGGTTCTATTGACTGTTGAAGGTCAAAGCAGATGGTTCTTTGATTGGCGATTTGGACCTCTTTCATCACAGGCCATATGAGTGCCTTCTATTAGGCCTTTGTCCAGGGGAGGTTAGTTTTCACCATATGCAACAGCCTGTTCTTTTGCTTATGCCTTATCGTTTAGGTTGTAGCATTAGTAATCTTCTTCTGCGTGTGACGTTGATACTTTATAGGATACGGACGACAATTCAAGACCCAAACCTATACCAGATAATCAAATCATGTTAACCATACCAGGAGACTACTCAAGGAAGCCCCCGGTAGCAAGTAAGTTTAGTCTTGTAACCGATGCTATACTATAACCCTTTTATTAGTAGCATTTATGTACTCGCTACTTTCCCATTCATTGGAAACCATTAGATTTTGTTCTTGTTGACGCTGATCattttatctttaatttttttgtgtggAAGAACCGATCACATGTTTGATACTCAGGCGTCCAGTTGTCAATTAGGCAATACAGTATTTACTGATATACGTTCTCTTGTACCTTTTATTAGGATTTTTACAGGAGTATTCTCCTACACTCCAACGTAATCGGTGTGTTGAACTATTCGCCAGAGAAATGACTGCCGGATGTGTTTCTTGGGGGAATGAACCCCTTCATTTTCAGGAGTCAGGAAATTTTACGAGGGGGTAGCTGCTTGTAATTTGCATCCCATACGCTAAACGACGTTGTGTTGTTTATCTTTGTACcgattcttttattatcttttgCTTTATTGGGAAATTATATTCTTGTAGAAGTAAATGTTGGCGGGATCAGATTTGGATGAAGGGTGTGCTATCAACAtgcccttttttacttctcacgtctttattaatttatgttctttgatttttttcaatttatttgatcGGACGGTTAAAAATTAGAAGGGTAtatgagaaataaaaagggGTGTGGATACCACACCACTTAGATGAAATGTACTCTTCTCAAACTAACGTGAAAGGAGAAGAGCAAGAGTTTTCCCCAAATGAGAACTTTTTGAAACAATCATTTGAAACTTCCACAAGCTTTTGCAGCGTTACATCAAATTAACAATTATGCAGATTCTTCACTTCCTTAACAACTAACTATTTTTTTTACTCACTAAATTTAAGATCCAATCCTTTTTCAAAATTCGAGATCTAAATAATTTTTCCATTGTGCTCGGTTCTATCAATCCCTACGAATATTTTAAAAGGTGAAGGTGAAATTCGGGAGAGATTGGAAGGAAACATAGCCTAAAAAGGGTTgataatctctactaattaataaaatcctctttgtcaaccaaaagaggatgaaaagacaaattagtcttctatTACACAAAAAatatgatgggcaataatgtaatttcacaagtccaaattttacttttttttattgaagcctcacctacaggtgatgttaatattaaaaataataaaaataaataaatcaaaaccaaaacaaaaacctcccactccccccacattctctctccccctctctccttctcattttatctaaaaaaaatgtgttcatacataCGAAGTGTGTAGACAAATGCTAGTTTGAATTAATTAAACCTTGGAAGAGATCCCAATGGGAAACGACTAGCTAATAAAAGAAGAAGTTGAAGAGATTTTCCCCTCCATAATTCCATCGTTCCTCTTCCAAACTCCAGTCCTCTTGTTTGCCTCAAAATTATCAATTCTAGCGTGTAGGGTTTTGTCATGTTAGGTGAGTTGTTTACATCATACATGCTAGACCTATAAAgaggtcgggtttattgggtttgggttgggTTCAATCCGACCcattaagttaacgggtcatccgaacccGACTTGTTAAGCTAACGAGTTACCTGAATCCAActcgttaagttaacgggtcacccgttaacacatgttaacaattattattattattattattattcatagagtttattttgttgttattaagactttactgaaattactaaaatatcctcaactaacgggtgctaacgggttgacccaaagtgactcgttatttaacgggttgttgaCATGTTCACCCGTtaacgacacgacccgttaatcatccacccaaatactaatattaacgggCCTGGTCGGATCCAAAATGTCAGATCTAATACATACCATAAAAGGGTATTAAGTGGGTCGGCCCATGTGCGCTTAGGCCATAACTTGTTTGGGCATGGCCCAGCACATTGGACTTGATTTTTGGGTGTCACACGCCCATTTTTAACAAATTATACCATGCTATACCTTATTTAAATGTGTAACGCTCATGTCATGCTCCTACTTAGGGGCGGGTACGGGCCAGGCCGAGCTTAAATTTAGCAGAACTGGACCTACCTGTTGTAAATAGTAATGGGGCGGGTCAAGCCGGGTAATGGGATTTCAGAATTTGGAATCGAACCTAACCCGACTCGTTTGAAACGGGCCGGGTCCACGAGTCAaatatcttttttctttgtcgGCCACAAATGATGACACAAATTAATTAtaggataaattacataaaactatctTAACTATGAGTCGCAccacactttcatacctcatgttttaaatatttcaatgtcatacctcaacttATGAATTCGTCGCAATGTCATACCaccattaattattttgttaaattGGCTGTTAAGTGATGATTTGGCAAATTGAAGGCCCATATATTCGCTGACGTGGTAGTTCACTTATGCCATTAAGAAATtttatattgttgatgcacaaaatcagtgggaactttggtacaacagaaagtgttaagtttgtgaccttcgctagattgctctggtcactagtgtggataagtatgtaattggatagagacagggaagcaaacacaagatgtacgtggttcacccagattgactacgtccagggagtagaggagttctcattaattgtgaagggtttacacaagtacataggttcaagctctcatttggtgagtattagtgaatgatttagtacaaatgacattaggaaatattgtgagagaatgatctctatttatagaagagagtttctagtttcattctgacattgacacgtgtcgtgttgtgattggcttctgatgttgacacgtgtcacgctatgattggcttctgatgtcgacacgtgtcgcgttgtgattggcctcctggtcggagggaaactcttctgggtcctcgacggtataacgttgaccagtgttcagcagtttcgggattggtcaagtatggtacaaacagtgctcccctaagttcccgagtgagggaagctcctcggttagggacttgcaagatccaagccattgagtaatcacgaaacttctaagtaccgaagtgtggtatcattttcacttgccttatctgtctcatacgtagatgtggcatcttctctggaagtacttttcctccatccaggggtcctatctttaaccgataaagatacacaaggtaatgtatcaatttcacttgaagcttacttgtagtttcgagcttggtcaagtgtgatacaaaaccctatagtaggagtccccaaagtcgtcgagctaggagatttgccgaaagaggtaacagacaaggtaagcaatcagactttcaagcaagcaacctggaccggaggttcgacttcggcttccggttgattgttcttcttctcattgtgtcgtaaacagcaacaaggataaggataagcaaatggagaagagatgatatgagatatttttgcttttgaagaagtaactttccacatgcttattcttgaactcggctggagggttttctggtttcctccagagtataaggctgacttaagaatttgagggtcaaaacaagtccatcaaatcaagagtgcatttgaccttgatgatatgagatacttttgctgttgacgaagtagtagatgaatcggcacgtgttctgttacgcttgtctccacatgcttccttgtatccttctcacttgccctatttgttcctcaggcagatgtggtatattttctggaagcataggatgttgaagataagtactcgagagcaatgtcaggtaagtagtcaggcaaggggttctaggcagtcagttcctaactgaaagcttgattccaagtgctgactgattgttatctttctccttgtcttgcaggtaagaacaagggcaaaggaaaagatagggaaaaagcatgatatgagatactcttgcttttgacccttatgatatgagatactcttgctctggtgtggttagtttgcataggtattattaggggggaagaaagctgagtattttgaaaggcttcgttgggagtgccctctcagatatgagcaagggttgagcatttttgcagttctgcctgtccgtggaggatggaggttgacatatataggagtctccttaacaacaagtagtaatgctatttctttacccttcttagtcgtagcaatgtaatgggaggtacaagcttcacgtgttttaactttgtcagagcactttgaaaaagtggtatgcgGTATCTagaaaactgatgttgcgtgtgaagattgcagacaagctttatccaaggaaatctgattctcgaagttcggaaagcgatgccttttcgatttttgaacaagcaatcctgtcggggatctggctctcgagattcagagaacggtgcctcttcgatttttgagaaagcaatcatgttttggagtctggctcttgagattcgaagagcggtgcctcttcgattttttataaaataatcctgttgggagtctggctctcgagattcggagggtgatgcctcttcgatttttgagcaagtaataatgttattcatttacccttcttagtcatagcaatgtagtgggagctgcaagcttcacatgttttaactttgtaagagtgctttgaaaaagtggtctgtggtatctggaaagctgatgttgcgtgtgaagattgcagacaagctttatccaaggaaatctggctctcgaagttcgaagagttgtgcctcttcggttttcgaacaagcaatccagtCAGGGATCTAactctcgagattcaaagaacggtgcctcttcaatttttgagcaagcaatcttgttgtgagtgttttctcgaatgtgagtaaaggttgggcatttttgccagtctgccttgccacggagcacggaggttgacacacattgggactttctagttatcaagcagtggtgttggtcatttacccttgtgggtaatagtagggtagctggaccttcaaaagttatgtgtttaaactttgtcagagatctttggcaaagttatatgtggtacccgaagagctaatgttgcgtgtgaaaagtggtgcctcttcggaatccggagagtggtgcctcttcgattcttgaaccaacgaccctgttgccctttcttttatacggacaccaattgtgtgcaagaagtacattcagagagttattgcttgtaggaattttccccttacttcagagatttattgcacctcatttctccttcatcatttctgagaatgtttggcccatccgaccgtcgttttgacttgaactttggtgaagaggcatctatgccttctcaagacaacatatgacgcccatccttcttatcccctactagtcctcttaccgttggggactctgtgatgaagaatgatatgacagctgtggtggtggctaggaaccttttcact harbors:
- the LOC126617631 gene encoding methyltransferase-like protein 2 codes for the protein MEDSKPAGKLSTFLDSGVYRFEDSTAVFIDPVRVLNRSYTRFRVSPSAYYSRSFKSKIQEPRVCSNSRKRKRKEKKPQNLNDRERAADQRHQEARPFLLKAHKSLLRSTELLEVVSNLRDDFDNSASSPGTTRSLVELGRVWQAPLYEITLNSQSHDNASEDGGSPVMEYCKQRAVPVFNNLVVNETSEDVEAELLGSRYILPPESSFYMSDLGQIHNLIPESDCGFNLIVVDPPWENGSARQKLRYSTLPNRYFLSLPIKQLCHTNGALVALWVTNREKLRGFVEKELFPAWGVEYAATFFWLKVKADGSLIGDLDLFHHRPYECLLLGLCPGEDTDDNSRPKPIPDNQIMLTIPGDYSRKPPVARFLQEYSPTLQRNRCVELFAREMTAGCVSWGNEPLHFQESGNFTRG
- the LOC126619769 gene encoding UMP-CMP kinase 3-like, which codes for MGEVVDAGKKEANGSLADLNPTVVFVLGGPGSGKGTQCANIVQHFGFTHLSAGDLLRAEIKSGSENGTMISNMIKEGKIVPSEVTIKLLERAMLENGNDKFLIDGFPRNEENRAAFEAVTKIEPSFVLFFDCSDEEMERRLLGRNQGREDDNIETIRKRFKVFQDSSLPVIEYYNSKGKVRKIDAGRPVEEVYESVKAIFEPKNEKAD